The following are encoded together in the Kineosporiaceae bacterium genome:
- a CDS encoding ABC transporter permease, translating into MRQFWDGYRTHRGGLAGLAILIVFVLIALAAPLLADADGLAVTKATGKALAAPDGQFPLGTDETGRSVLTLLIWGSRVSLLVGLAATAISVVLGAVIGIAAGHYRGWLGEVFNRLTDWFLVIPFLPLAIVLATVLGGSLLNIIVVIGVTSWPGTARLVRAQTLAVEGRPYLERARVLGGGDWHQMTRHVLPNVMPLVMAKTTLVVAIAILSETTLSFLGLGDPNRPSWGTMLDGAQASGAITSGSWWYVLPPGLCVVAVVLAFMLIGRAAEAVLDPRSGGRS; encoded by the coding sequence ATGCGCCAGTTCTGGGACGGCTACCGCACCCATCGCGGTGGGCTGGCCGGCCTGGCGATCCTGATCGTCTTCGTGCTCATCGCGCTGGCGGCCCCGCTGCTGGCCGACGCCGACGGCCTCGCGGTCACCAAGGCCACCGGCAAGGCCTTGGCCGCACCCGACGGGCAGTTCCCGCTGGGCACCGACGAGACCGGGCGCTCGGTGCTCACCCTGCTGATCTGGGGTAGTCGGGTCTCGCTGCTCGTCGGACTGGCCGCCACGGCCATCTCGGTCGTACTCGGCGCGGTGATCGGCATCGCGGCCGGGCACTACCGCGGCTGGCTGGGCGAGGTGTTCAACCGGCTCACCGACTGGTTCCTGGTGATCCCGTTCCTGCCGCTGGCGATCGTGCTGGCGACGGTGCTCGGGGGATCGCTGCTCAACATCATCGTGGTGATCGGGGTGACCTCCTGGCCCGGTACCGCCCGGCTGGTGCGCGCTCAGACGCTGGCCGTCGAGGGACGTCCCTACCTCGAGCGGGCCCGGGTGCTGGGCGGCGGTGACTGGCATCAGATGACCCGCCACGTGCTGCCCAACGTGATGCCGCTGGTGATGGCCAAGACCACGCTGGTGGTGGCGATCGCGATCCTGTCCGAGACCACGCTGTCGTTCCTCGGCCTGGGTGACCCGAACCGCCCGTCGTGGGGAACCATGCTGGACGGCGCCCAGGCCTCGGGCGCGATCACCTCGGGCAGTTGGTGGTACGTGCTGCCACCCGGCCTGTGCGTGGTCGCGGTGGTGCTGGCGTTCATGCTGATCGGCCGCGCGGCCGAGGCCGTGCTCGACCCCCGGAGCGGAGGCCGGTCGTGA